In Sphingopyxis sp. FD7, a single window of DNA contains:
- a CDS encoding Fic family protein: MLTSTYAIPDLPPPGELESKAVLKVAAIAHRFLAELKGRAATIPNQGILIDTLSLQEAKASSEIENIVTTQDELFQATLFPEIPSSPAAKEVALYRDALRLGLVEMRDKQGLLTNNIIVAMFQVLKRTDGGFRNTPGTALKNDQTKEIVYIPPQTGAEVIAHMTALEKFINSDEYKHLDPLVRMAIIHHQFESIHPFPDGNGRLGRIINVLYLTQQRLLDIPILYLSRYITANKADYYRLLQSVRDTGEWEPWLVYMLTAVAKTAAQTIDLVADIRALMADYKQRIRSEHGKIYSQDLLNNLFRHPYTRIDYIVSELGVSRQTAAKYLDQLAEADLLVKHQSGRNVYFINTPLVALLQRGEDEARSA, from the coding sequence ATGCTGACATCAACCTATGCCATCCCGGACCTGCCACCTCCCGGCGAGTTGGAAAGCAAGGCCGTCCTAAAGGTGGCAGCCATTGCGCACCGCTTCCTCGCCGAGCTCAAAGGACGTGCAGCTACGATCCCTAATCAGGGTATCCTCATCGACACGCTCTCGTTGCAAGAGGCCAAAGCGAGTTCAGAGATCGAAAATATCGTCACCACACAGGACGAACTCTTTCAGGCAACCCTTTTTCCCGAAATCCCTTCCTCCCCTGCAGCAAAGGAGGTCGCCCTCTACCGGGACGCCTTGCGTTTGGGACTCGTAGAGATGCGTGATAAGCAGGGCCTCCTAACCAACAATATAATCGTCGCGATGTTTCAGGTTTTAAAGCGCACCGACGGCGGATTTCGCAACACGCCCGGAACCGCGCTCAAAAACGACCAGACGAAAGAAATCGTCTATATTCCGCCGCAGACGGGAGCTGAAGTTATAGCGCACATGACGGCGCTGGAAAAATTCATCAACAGCGATGAATATAAGCATCTCGATCCGCTGGTCCGAATGGCCATTATCCACCATCAGTTCGAGAGCATTCACCCCTTTCCGGACGGCAACGGTCGATTGGGGCGTATCATCAACGTGCTTTACCTCACGCAGCAGCGCTTGCTCGACATCCCGATCCTCTACCTCAGCCGATACATCACCGCCAACAAAGCGGACTATTACCGGTTGCTGCAGTCGGTGAGAGACACCGGCGAATGGGAGCCTTGGCTCGTATATATGCTCACGGCAGTAGCTAAAACGGCGGCTCAGACGATCGACCTTGTTGCCGACATTCGCGCCCTCATGGCCGACTACAAACAGCGAATCCGTTCAGAGCATGGAAAAATCTATTCGCAGGACTTGCTCAATAATTTGTTCCGACATCCCTACACGCGGATTGACTACATCGTCAGCGAGTTAGGTGTGTCTCGACAAACCGCCGCAAAATATCTCGATCAACTAGCGGAGGCCGACTTGCTAGTGAAACATCAGTCGGGAAGGAACGTCTATTTCATCAACACTCCTCTCGTGGCGTTACTCCAGCGCGGCGAAGATGAAGCTCGATCAGCGTAA
- a CDS encoding DUF2199 domain-containing protein produces the protein MFGKLFGRRKPSALEILQSARWKCANCDVDHEGMFDIASLAPDHWGKAEELEPNSALRLDGDFLSEDFCVIGGEHFFVRCVFDIPVHGMAEKFGYGVWSTLSRENFDRYVDGFDDGKYSDMGPWWGWFANSLKGFPETLNQGCWVYPQLGRQRPAISLDDDAHDLTIAQQDGISPERLLELYSEYGHAPDVSRPEG, from the coding sequence TTGTTCGGCAAACTGTTCGGACGGCGCAAACCGTCCGCTCTCGAAATCCTGCAATCCGCCCGCTGGAAATGCGCGAACTGCGATGTCGATCATGAAGGCATGTTCGACATCGCCTCGCTGGCCCCCGATCATTGGGGCAAGGCGGAAGAGCTTGAACCCAACAGTGCGCTACGCCTCGACGGCGATTTCCTGTCCGAGGATTTCTGCGTGATCGGCGGCGAACATTTCTTCGTCCGCTGCGTCTTCGACATCCCTGTCCACGGAATGGCCGAAAAATTCGGCTACGGCGTCTGGTCGACCCTCTCGCGCGAGAATTTCGACCGCTACGTCGATGGCTTCGACGACGGCAAATACAGCGACATGGGGCCGTGGTGGGGCTGGTTCGCGAACAGCCTCAAGGGTTTTCCCGAAACGCTCAATCAAGGCTGCTGGGTCTATCCGCAGCTGGGCAGGCAAAGGCCGGCGATCAGCCTGGACGACGACGCCCACGACCTGACGATTGCCCAGCAAGACGGCATCAGCCCCGAGCGGCTGCTCGAACTCTACTCAGAATATGGTCACGCGCCCGACGTAAGCAGACCAGAGGGATAG
- the thiC gene encoding phosphomethylpyrimidine synthase ThiC, producing the protein MADIDSRLDKTQAEPIGVTTGPIRGSRKIHVASPTGSGIRVAMREILLEPSSGEPPVRVYDTSGPYTDPSATIDIAKGLPELRRDWIRGRGDVEEVTQREVRPEDNGQLGPDRSGGVPAFPNVKKQVLRAKPGANVSQMHYARRGIITPEMEYVATRENLGRERLAEYVRDGQDWGASIPDYVTPEFVRDEVARGRAIIPSNINHPESEPMAIGRNFLVKINANIGNSAVASDVASEVDKMVWSIRWGADTVMDLSTGRNIHDTREWIIRNSPVPIGTVPIYQALEKVGGIAEELTWEIFRDTLIEQAEQGVDYFTIHAGVRLPYVPLAASRVTGIVSRGGSIMAKWCLAHHKESFLYERFDEITEIMKAYDIAYSLGDGLRPGSIADANDEAQFAELYTLGELTKRAWAQDVQVMIEGPGHVPMHKIKENMDKQLAACGEAPFYTLGPLTTDIAPGYDHITSGIGAAMIGWYGTAMLCYVTPKEHLGLPDRDDVKVGVVTYKLAAHAADLAKGHPAAKVRDDALSKARFEFRWRDQFNLSLDPDTAEQYHDQTLPAEGAKTAHFCSMCGPKFCSMKISQEVREFAKLQNQDAEGFIAVEEAEKGMAQMSEVYEESGRELYLGSGGREHD; encoded by the coding sequence ATGGCCGACATCGATTCCCGCCTCGACAAGACGCAAGCCGAACCGATCGGCGTCACCACCGGACCCATCAGGGGCAGCCGCAAGATTCATGTCGCCTCGCCCACCGGCAGCGGCATCCGCGTCGCGATGCGCGAAATCCTGCTCGAACCCTCGTCGGGCGAGCCGCCGGTGCGCGTCTATGACACCAGCGGGCCTTATACCGACCCCAGTGCGACGATCGACATCGCAAAGGGCCTTCCCGAACTCCGCCGCGACTGGATCCGCGGCCGCGGCGACGTCGAGGAAGTCACCCAGCGCGAGGTTCGCCCCGAGGACAACGGCCAGCTCGGCCCCGACCGCAGCGGCGGCGTCCCCGCCTTCCCGAACGTCAAGAAGCAGGTGCTCCGCGCCAAGCCCGGCGCCAACGTCAGCCAGATGCACTATGCCCGCCGCGGCATCATCACGCCCGAGATGGAATATGTCGCCACCCGCGAAAATCTCGGTCGCGAACGCCTCGCCGAATATGTGAGGGACGGGCAGGACTGGGGCGCGAGCATCCCCGACTATGTCACCCCCGAATTCGTCCGCGACGAGGTGGCGCGCGGCCGCGCGATCATCCCCAGCAACATCAACCACCCCGAAAGCGAGCCGATGGCGATCGGCCGCAACTTCCTCGTCAAGATCAACGCCAATATCGGCAACAGCGCGGTCGCATCCGATGTCGCGTCCGAAGTCGACAAGATGGTCTGGTCGATCCGCTGGGGCGCCGACACCGTCATGGACCTGTCGACCGGGCGCAACATCCACGACACGCGCGAATGGATCATCCGCAACTCGCCGGTGCCGATCGGCACCGTCCCCATCTATCAGGCGCTCGAAAAGGTCGGCGGCATCGCCGAGGAGCTGACGTGGGAGATTTTCCGCGACACGCTGATCGAACAGGCCGAGCAGGGCGTCGATTATTTCACCATCCACGCGGGCGTGCGCCTGCCCTACGTCCCGCTCGCCGCTAGCCGTGTCACCGGCATCGTCAGCCGCGGCGGCAGCATCATGGCGAAATGGTGCCTCGCGCATCACAAGGAAAGTTTCCTCTACGAACGCTTCGACGAGATTACCGAGATCATGAAGGCCTATGACATCGCCTACTCCCTCGGCGACGGCCTCCGCCCCGGCAGCATCGCCGACGCCAACGACGAGGCGCAGTTCGCCGAGCTCTACACGCTCGGCGAGCTCACCAAGCGCGCCTGGGCGCAGGATGTACAGGTGATGATCGAGGGGCCGGGCCACGTCCCGATGCACAAGATCAAGGAGAATATGGACAAGCAGCTGGCGGCCTGCGGCGAGGCGCCCTTCTATACCCTCGGGCCGCTCACCACCGACATCGCGCCGGGCTACGACCATATCACCAGCGGCATCGGCGCCGCGATGATCGGCTGGTACGGCACCGCGATGCTCTGCTACGTCACGCCCAAGGAGCATCTGGGCCTGCCCGACCGCGACGATGTGAAGGTCGGCGTCGTCACCTACAAGCTCGCCGCGCACGCCGCCGATCTCGCCAAGGGCCACCCCGCCGCCAAGGTCCGCGACGATGCGCTATCGAAAGCAAGGTTCGAGTTCCGCTGGCGCGACCAGTTCAACCTGAGCCTCGACCCCGACACGGCGGAGCAATATCACGACCAGACGCTCCCCGCCGAGGGCGCCAAGACCGCGCATTTCTGCAGCATGTGCGGCCCGAAATTCTGTTCGATGAAGATCAGCCAGGAAGTGCGGGAGTTTGCGAAGCTGCAAAATCAGGATGCCGAAGGCTTCATCGCCGTCGAGGAAGCTGAAAAAGGCATGGCGCAGATGAGCGAAGTCTATGAGGAATCGGGCCGCGAACTCTATCTCGGCTCCGGCGGGCGCGAACACGACTGA
- a CDS encoding DUF6265 family protein, whose product MRIMVAALAVALVAASPAATVDDLGWLAGDWVSEAGERWTEERWTPPRAGLMLGVSRSGRGEELREYEYIRISRGDDGAIAYIAMPRGGAPVAFRLARHHGNSATFENAAHDYPQRIAYVRDGDTLTATISAIDGSKPRRWTYRRR is encoded by the coding sequence ATGCGGATCATGGTGGCGGCTTTGGCGGTGGCGCTGGTGGCGGCAAGTCCCGCGGCGACGGTCGACGATCTCGGCTGGCTCGCGGGCGACTGGGTCAGCGAGGCGGGCGAACGCTGGACCGAGGAGCGCTGGACGCCCCCGCGCGCCGGGCTGATGCTGGGGGTGAGCCGGTCGGGGCGCGGCGAGGAATTGCGCGAATATGAGTATATCCGCATCAGCCGGGGCGACGACGGCGCGATCGCCTATATCGCGATGCCGCGGGGCGGGGCGCCGGTGGCGTTCCGGCTGGCGCGGCACCATGGCAACAGCGCGACGTTCGAGAATGCCGCGCACGATTATCCGCAGCGCATCGCCTATGTCCGCGACGGCGACACGCTGACCGCAACGATCTCGGCGATCGACGGGTCGAAGCCGCGCCGCTGGACCTATCGACGGCGCTGA
- a CDS encoding helix-turn-helix transcriptional regulator gives MADRTGRLFAIIDSLRRRRRPVTAEALAEEQGVSVRTLYRDIQALIALGAPIEGAAGVGYMLRAGFFLPPLMFTAEELEALVLGARWVEARQDGDLSRAAGLALAKIAAASPDDLKQRIDEAGLWPVSRRWREKDAPLLATVRAAMRSEKTLHIDYADEQGRTSERAIWPAALAYYEDKQVIAAWCLLRQDFRSFRIDRIAAARIGDGRFGRRRAVLMADWWRQKGWDDAS, from the coding sequence ATGGCGGACAGGACGGGGCGGCTCTTCGCGATCATCGACAGTCTGCGCCGGCGGCGGCGGCCGGTGACGGCCGAGGCGCTGGCGGAAGAGCAGGGCGTGTCGGTGCGCACGCTCTATCGCGACATCCAGGCGCTGATCGCGCTCGGCGCCCCGATCGAGGGCGCGGCGGGGGTCGGCTATATGCTGCGCGCGGGATTTTTCCTGCCGCCGCTGATGTTCACCGCCGAGGAACTGGAGGCGCTGGTGCTGGGCGCGCGCTGGGTCGAGGCGCGGCAGGACGGCGACCTGTCGCGCGCCGCGGGGCTGGCGCTCGCCAAGATCGCGGCGGCGAGCCCCGATGACTTGAAGCAGCGAATCGACGAGGCGGGGCTGTGGCCGGTCAGCCGCCGCTGGCGCGAGAAGGATGCGCCCCTGCTTGCGACGGTGCGCGCGGCGATGCGGTCCGAAAAGACGCTGCATATCGACTATGCCGACGAACAGGGGCGGACGAGCGAACGCGCGATCTGGCCCGCGGCGCTCGCCTATTATGAGGACAAGCAGGTCATCGCCGCGTGGTGCCTGCTGCGGCAGGATTTTCGCAGTTTTCGCATCGACCGGATCGCTGCGGCGCGGATCGGCGACGGGCGCTTCGGGCGGCGGCGCGCCGTGCTGATGGCCGACTGGTGGCGCCAGAAGGGGTGGGACGACGCCTCCTGA
- a CDS encoding GFA family protein, with protein MLKTHHGSCHCGAVRFEADIDLEAGTGKCNCSICTKKRNWSAQIKPEAFRLLSDPAALSDYRFGSGSVHHVFCRTCGVSPFGHGYVEEIGGAYYSVAIACLDDLTPAEMAALPVTHMDGAGNNWWNPPEVTAHM; from the coding sequence ATGCTGAAGACCCATCATGGTTCGTGCCACTGCGGCGCCGTCCGGTTCGAGGCCGACATCGACCTCGAAGCGGGCACGGGCAAATGCAATTGCTCGATCTGCACCAAGAAGAGGAACTGGAGCGCGCAGATCAAGCCCGAGGCTTTCCGGCTGCTGAGCGATCCGGCGGCGCTTTCCGACTATCGGTTCGGGTCGGGGAGCGTACATCATGTCTTTTGCCGGACGTGCGGGGTGTCGCCCTTTGGCCATGGCTATGTCGAGGAGATCGGCGGCGCCTATTATTCGGTGGCGATCGCGTGCCTCGACGATCTGACCCCGGCCGAAATGGCGGCGCTGCCGGTAACCCATATGGACGGCGCAGGGAATAACTGGTGGAACCCGCCCGAGGTCACCGCGCATATGTGA
- a CDS encoding glutamate--cysteine ligase encodes MSTRTASDRHDPVIENRDQLAAPMAQGEKPKERWRIGTEHEKFVYRVSDHRAPSYDEPGGIHDLLMALTRFGWEPVIEGGKVIALAGSDGTVSLEPAGQLELSGAPLENLHQTCAETGRHLKQVKEVGAELGLGFLGLGMWPDKTRDELPIMPKGRYKIMLEHMPRVGGLGLDMMLRTCTIQTNLDYASEADMVQKFRVSLALQPLATALFASSPFTEGRPNGYMSYRSHIWTDTDPARTGMLPFVFEDGFGYERYVDYMLDVPMYFVFRDGKYIDAAGQSFRDFLRGELPALPGELPRLSDWTDHLSTAFPEVRLKSFLEMRGADGGPWNRICALPALWVGLLYDQSALDAAWDLVKGWSIEEQQALRDAVPRDGLDAPAPGGGTLGQLAHRVLDIAASGLAARGEVNSMGDNEVGFLEPLRRIAKSGKSPAHDLLDRYEDAWGHDLSRIYDELSF; translated from the coding sequence ATGAGCACGCGCACCGCCTCGGACCGCCACGATCCCGTCATCGAAAACCGCGACCAGCTCGCGGCCCCCATGGCCCAGGGTGAAAAACCCAAAGAGCGCTGGCGCATCGGCACCGAGCATGAAAAGTTCGTCTACCGCGTGAGCGATCACCGCGCGCCTTCCTATGACGAACCCGGCGGCATCCACGACCTCCTGATGGCGCTCACCCGCTTCGGCTGGGAGCCGGTGATCGAGGGCGGCAAGGTTATCGCGCTGGCGGGCAGCGACGGCACCGTCAGTCTCGAACCCGCGGGGCAGCTCGAACTGTCGGGCGCGCCGCTCGAAAATCTGCACCAGACCTGCGCCGAGACCGGGCGGCATCTGAAGCAGGTGAAAGAGGTCGGCGCCGAACTCGGGCTCGGCTTCCTCGGGCTCGGCATGTGGCCCGACAAGACGCGCGACGAACTGCCGATCATGCCCAAGGGGCGCTACAAGATCATGCTCGAGCACATGCCGCGCGTCGGCGGCCTCGGGCTCGACATGATGCTGCGCACCTGCACGATCCAGACCAACCTCGACTATGCGAGCGAGGCCGACATGGTGCAGAAGTTCCGCGTGTCGCTCGCGCTCCAGCCGCTCGCGACCGCGCTTTTCGCCTCATCGCCTTTCACCGAGGGGCGGCCCAACGGCTATATGTCGTACCGCAGCCATATCTGGACCGACACCGATCCCGCACGCACCGGCATGCTGCCTTTCGTGTTCGAGGATGGCTTCGGTTACGAGCGCTATGTCGACTATATGCTCGACGTCCCGATGTATTTCGTCTTCCGCGACGGCAAATATATCGATGCCGCCGGACAGAGCTTCCGCGACTTTCTGAGGGGCGAGCTGCCCGCGCTCCCCGGCGAGCTGCCGCGCCTCTCCGACTGGACCGACCATCTCTCGACCGCCTTTCCCGAAGTGCGCCTCAAAAGCTTCCTCGAAATGCGCGGCGCCGATGGCGGCCCGTGGAACCGTATCTGCGCGCTCCCCGCGCTCTGGGTCGGCCTCCTCTATGACCAGAGCGCGCTCGACGCCGCCTGGGATCTGGTCAAGGGCTGGAGCATCGAGGAGCAACAGGCGCTGCGCGACGCGGTGCCGCGCGACGGACTCGACGCCCCGGCCCCCGGCGGCGGCACCCTGGGACAGCTGGCGCACCGCGTTCTCGACATCGCGGCGTCGGGCCTCGCCGCGCGCGGCGAGGTCAATTCGATGGGCGACAACGAGGTCGGCTTCCTCGAACCGCTCCGCCGCATCGCCAAAAGCGGCAAGTCCCCCGCGCACGACCTGCTCGACCGCTACGAGGATGCGTGGGGGCACGACCTTTCCAGAATCTATGACGAGCTGAGCTTCTGA
- a CDS encoding proprotein convertase P-domain-containing protein — MLVWLALTLASNPVTAQTTTSYSNTTTGAISESATPCATPMVRNFTVAANAQVSDVNIGVQFTHTYRGDIRATLTSPAGTVVDLITNVGASADNLNTLFDDSAAASITTHNATDSTAAAPPYQRTFAPQSALAAFNGQASAGTWRLSICDSLNGDSGAFTRADLILTTVPLSPYADLSLTKSVSNAAPASGASIDYVLSVTNAGGSTLTATGVTVQDTLPAGFTFTAASGFGSYSSSTGVWTVGSVPPGVTRTLTISGTVAASAGASVTNSAEISASSAFDPDSVPGNGAAGEDDSDSASFTVSGTRVAGTPPTLVCPVGTTTLDWDAIGWSAGTTSASPALTAIGTASIGIAVSGGAFLSNATYGGQSPTRQNVVTGGLTPAQFSIFQLVDFTSQAGSVATTISLPTAVPGAQFRLFDVDYAAGQFADRVTVTGSYNGAPVTPVLTNGTANYVIGNSAYGDVLSTDASGNGNITVTFTAPVDTIVIDYGSHALAPANPGQQGMAIHDILFCRPTANLTIAKTSSVVGDPVNGTTNPKAIPGATMRYCILVTNNGSGTATGIAIADALPAGTTFVPASLRSGASCAAATTAEDDNASGGDESDPFGASIAGSAIAASTATLAPGGAMAIAFTVTID, encoded by the coding sequence ATGCTCGTCTGGCTGGCGTTGACGCTCGCCAGCAATCCCGTCACCGCACAGACGACCACCAGCTACAGCAACACCACTACCGGCGCGATCAGCGAAAGCGCGACCCCCTGCGCCACGCCGATGGTGCGCAACTTCACGGTCGCCGCGAATGCCCAGGTGAGCGACGTCAATATCGGCGTCCAGTTCACGCACACCTACCGGGGCGATATTCGCGCGACGCTGACCTCGCCCGCGGGCACGGTGGTCGATCTCATCACCAATGTCGGCGCGTCGGCGGACAATCTCAACACCCTGTTCGACGATAGCGCCGCCGCGAGCATCACGACGCACAACGCGACCGATTCGACCGCCGCCGCCCCGCCCTATCAGCGGACCTTCGCGCCGCAGAGCGCGCTCGCCGCGTTCAACGGCCAGGCATCGGCCGGGACGTGGCGGCTTTCCATCTGCGATTCGCTGAACGGCGACAGCGGTGCCTTCACGCGCGCCGACCTCATTCTCACCACCGTGCCGCTTTCGCCTTATGCCGACCTGTCGCTGACCAAGTCGGTGAGCAATGCGGCCCCGGCATCGGGCGCCAGCATCGACTATGTGCTGAGCGTCACCAATGCAGGCGGTTCGACGCTGACCGCAACGGGCGTCACCGTGCAGGACACGCTCCCGGCCGGCTTCACCTTCACCGCCGCGTCGGGGTTCGGCAGCTACAGCAGCAGCACGGGCGTCTGGACCGTCGGCAGCGTGCCGCCCGGCGTCACGCGCACGCTGACGATCAGTGGCACCGTCGCCGCGAGCGCGGGCGCGAGCGTGACCAACAGCGCCGAGATCAGCGCCTCCTCGGCCTTCGACCCCGATTCGGTCCCGGGCAATGGCGCGGCGGGCGAGGACGACAGCGACAGCGCGAGCTTCACCGTGTCGGGCACGCGCGTCGCGGGCACGCCGCCGACGCTCGTGTGTCCGGTCGGCACGACGACCCTCGACTGGGACGCGATCGGCTGGAGCGCGGGCACGACGAGCGCCAGCCCGGCGCTCACCGCGATCGGCACCGCCAGCATCGGCATCGCGGTCAGCGGCGGCGCCTTCCTTTCCAACGCCACCTATGGCGGCCAGTCGCCGACGCGGCAGAATGTCGTCACCGGCGGATTGACGCCTGCACAATTTTCGATCTTCCAGCTCGTCGATTTCACCAGCCAGGCGGGCAGCGTCGCCACGACGATCAGCCTGCCGACCGCGGTGCCCGGCGCGCAGTTCCGCCTGTTCGATGTCGATTATGCCGCGGGCCAGTTCGCCGACCGCGTCACCGTCACCGGCAGCTATAATGGCGCGCCCGTCACGCCGGTGCTGACCAACGGCACCGCCAATTATGTCATCGGCAACAGCGCCTATGGCGACGTGCTGTCGACCGACGCCAGCGGCAACGGCAATATCACCGTCACCTTCACCGCGCCGGTCGACACGATCGTCATCGACTATGGCAGCCACGCCCTCGCCCCCGCCAATCCGGGGCAGCAGGGCATGGCGATCCACGACATCCTCTTCTGCCGCCCTACCGCCAATCTCACCATCGCCAAGACGAGCAGCGTCGTCGGCGATCCGGTGAACGGGACGACCAACCCGAAAGCCATTCCCGGCGCGACAATGCGCTATTGCATCCTCGTCACCAACAACGGCAGCGGCACCGCGACCGGCATCGCCATCGCCGACGCGCTGCCCGCGGGCACGACCTTCGTTCCCGCCTCGCTGCGCAGCGGCGCGAGCTGCGCCGCCGCGACGACGGCCGAGGACGACAACGCCAGCGGCGGCGACGAAAGCGACCCCTTCGGCGCCTCGATCGCGGGGAGCGCCATCGCCGCGAGCACGGCGACGCTGGCCCCCGGCGGCGCGATGGCGATCGCCTTCACCGTCACCATCGACTGA
- a CDS encoding 16S rRNA (uracil(1498)-N(3))-methyltransferase, producing the protein MPATPAWPPASTPRLFVDRPLGADSAPVIDGAAAHYLLGVMRLRPGDPVRLFDNRSGEWLAVVAEAAKRSVTLRIDRHMREIEAVPDLWLCFAPVKKARLDWIIEKATELGVARLQPVMTERTIVERVKQDRLAAQIIEACEQCGRTALPALADPVRLPQLLKDWPAGRALLFADEAGGVPLAHLAAPAPAAILTGPEGGFTDRERTLLAAHPAVQSLSLGPRILRAETAAIAAVSLWMAQHGDWTGGA; encoded by the coding sequence ATGCCCGCGACTCCTGCCTGGCCGCCCGCCAGCACCCCCCGCCTGTTCGTCGACCGGCCGCTCGGCGCGGACAGCGCGCCCGTGATCGACGGCGCCGCCGCCCACTATCTGCTCGGCGTGATGCGACTGAGGCCGGGCGATCCGGTGCGGCTGTTCGACAACCGCAGCGGCGAGTGGCTGGCGGTCGTCGCCGAGGCCGCCAAACGTTCGGTCACGCTGCGCATCGACCGCCACATGCGCGAGATCGAAGCGGTGCCCGACCTCTGGCTCTGCTTCGCGCCGGTCAAGAAGGCGCGGCTCGACTGGATCATCGAAAAGGCGACCGAGCTGGGCGTCGCGCGGCTCCAGCCAGTAATGACCGAACGCACGATCGTCGAGCGCGTCAAACAGGACAGGCTGGCGGCGCAGATCATCGAAGCGTGCGAACAATGCGGCCGCACCGCCCTTCCTGCGCTCGCCGACCCGGTCAGGCTGCCGCAGTTGCTGAAGGACTGGCCCGCCGGGCGCGCGCTGCTCTTCGCCGATGAAGCGGGCGGCGTGCCGCTCGCGCATCTCGCCGCCCCCGCCCCCGCCGCGATCCTCACCGGCCCCGAGGGCGGCTTCACGGACCGCGAGCGCACGCTGCTGGCCGCGCACCCCGCGGTCCAAAGCCTGTCGCTCGGCCCCCGCATCCTCCGCGCCGAAACCGCCGCCATCGCAGCGGTCAGCCTGTGGATGGCGCAGCATGGGGACTGGACCGGCGGGGCGTAA